The sequence below is a genomic window from Monodelphis domestica isolate mMonDom1 chromosome 2, mMonDom1.pri, whole genome shotgun sequence.
TGGCAGTGCTGGACGCCCTGTGGCTGAGGATGTCTTTGTGCATGTGGACATGAGTGAGGAACTGGGCAACCCTGCCAGTCCCATGGCTTCCATGAGTCCCACCTCCCAGGCCAATGGGGAGTGTTGCCCTTCAGGCAGTACTCAGGGCTCATCAGAGGAAGAGCTGCCCCTGCCACCCTGTGAGAAGCTGAGCCCTTACCCTACCCCGCCACCCCCCCATCCTTTGTACCCTGGCCGAAAAGTGATTGAATTCTCTGAGGACAAGGTGCGTATTCCTAGGAATAGCCCTCTGCCCAACTGTACCTATGCCACCCGACAGGCCATCTCTCTAAGCCTAGTAGAGGAGGGGTCAGATCGGGCCCGACTCAGCCCTGGCAGCCCAGCCTCTACCCAGGCCTCACCTCGACCACCTGCCAGTCCACCCTCTGCACCTAGCGCTATTGCCAGCTCTGCTAGTTCTGAAGAAGATTTGCTATTAGCCAGCTGGCAGCGAGCATTTGTGGATCGGGTACCTCCACCTGCCCCTCTGACCCAACGCACAGCCTTTGGGCATGATGTGCTTCCAGATACCTGTAGTTTTGCTGGCAGCCCCTCAGATAGTGAGGACCCTGTCCCTGCCCCTTCATCCCCATTGGGTGAGGGGTGTCGGCTGTTGCCATTCCCCAGCCCACTCCTCTCCAGAGATGAGGATGAGTTGAACCTGCCTGTGAGCCCTGCAGAGGAGCGCCAGAGCTTGCTGCCTGAAGGAGAGGAAGGGTCTGGCACCCCTCCTGAGGAGACCAGGGCTCGATTGACCTCCAGTCGTCCCCAGAGAAGCCCCAAGCGGATGGGTGTGCACCATTTACACCGAAAGGACAGCCTAACCCAGGCCCAGGAGCAGGGCAACCTGCTAAACTAGAGCCTGGCATCCCCTTCTCCCTGCTACCCCcttgccctccccctcccccccaggttGTAACTGCATGGGGGACACTGAGGCCTCCTGCCCACTCTAAACTCAGGTTCCCCAGCCCCCTGCTCCTTGGACCAGCCAGTTCACACCATTGAAAAAGCAGGGACCTTTGCCTTGGAATTGGCATTGAATCAGTCCCTTCACCCATTTGGAGGTTGACTTTTTCTACAATTGAGGCACCTGATGCTTGTCCAAATAGGGCCTGCTAGGCCTTACTGATCCCAGCTGAGCACAGGAGACCCTTTCCCCAAACCTTGACCATCCCTGGGCTGCACTGGGTGTTTGTTAGGgttagggggtggggggaaggtccTGTCAGTATTTGCCCTGAAGTCCGATTCTCCCTCAAGGGAGTTTATTTTGGGGGAAGGGGTTGTTTTTGACCCCCAAGTTTCTTTTACTTATTGCCTGACACCCTTTCCATGCTAGGGGCTATTGTTGCAGATCTGTGAGGTCAAGGGTGAAAGGAGGGTGGCTTAGGACTTTGTCTCCTTGGGGAAATGGGGTGGAGAGAAATCTCCTGCTTGGGCTGGCCTTAGACCCAGGGAAGACTAGAGGTGCCCCTCCCTTCCTTTGGCTCTAGACTGTTACTCTCAGCTTTGGTAAGTTTTCACAACGATAAGtctattttaaaatcagaaataaactATTTTATCGGTAGTATGGAGTCACCTGTACTGCTTGTCCCTCCAAACTCACCCCTGCCTAGTGGTGGTCCTCTACAAAGGTTTATCTGTCTGAAGGCACTCGGACCTCTTGGGGATCTTGACCTCAAATCCTGGTACTAAAGGAGATTCCCAGAGCCCCTTCCTCATGGGACGGAGAGTTACATCCTTCTGAGGCTTCTTCCCCAGCCTTGAACTCTCAGCTGTTATGTGGAAGTGAGAGACTGTGGCCTCGGGGTTATCGTTGAGTCATTTTCTTTACCCATTCTGAGCTTGGCAACTTTCTGACCTGGGATGTATGCCTACCCCAGGATGTAAGCCACGGGGCTTCAGGGCTGTTTGGGGTCAGGCCACCTGAGTCAGACAGTGACTGGTGATGTGGCCTTTTGTCCTCAGGATACTCCACAAACTGGAGCAAGGCCATGCTCTCCAGGTTGTCATCCTTCCATGAAGGGTCTCTGATTGCCCCACCTTTCATCAAGGCTGTTGGGTGTGGATGAGGAGGGTGGTCAgcaagagaggaaggaaatgctagaattaaaagacttgcccTAAAGTCCTGATCCTGCCAATGAGGATCATAGgttaagagctggaaggggcctcaggtCTGTAAATTAagccccttcattttctttttaaaatcctcatttgcttagaattaatactaaatattggttccaagacagaagagcaatgacTAGTAAATTAGAttaacagtgacttgcccagggtcacacagctaggaagttatcaggtcacatttgaacccaggatctctcttctccaggcctgactatccaTTAAGTCATCTAGTTGACCAAAGCCccacttcatttcacagatgaattGGGAGGGTCACCAAGGCAGTAGATGAATTTACCCAAGATCCCTAACTTCTGGAATCCTGGGGGAGTTATTTAGCTGCTTTAGGTAATAAACAGAACTACCTACCAGTTATCGTGAAAGTTAAGTGTGAGTAAAAGCTTTGTTAACTCCGGGGTACTGAACGGGCCACCGACATTTTAATAGGAGCCCCAGGGCTGATGCTAAGGGGCAGCACTGCCCTCTGGTGGTGACTGCTTCTTgggccccttccccctcccctcccttcacacccctccccccccaccagtGACCACAGCCGCACACCAGGTTGTGGAGTTTATAAAATCTACCGAGCCAGCGGGCTGCAGCCGTAGCTGCCGGGGGAGGCAGCCATCGAGGGGCATCGCCCTGGGAACAAGTGCCGCCTCGAAGCCATTTAGTCAATCCCAGCCGCcagagccacccacctgcccacCCTGCGGCCAGGGGGCTACCAGAGCCCTGGGCACTGGCTCTGCTCACCACAGCATGTGGagacatgtacacatacacactgGAGGACATACACCAGGGCacatgggaggggagggggggagttgCAGGATTCACATCTCGGTCTCAGCTAACAGACTGTCTCCCAGCCCTGATGTCATCAGCACCATCTGGGATCCAGGATCtgtacaaaagaagaaagggttaTTCCGGTCCTGGGGACGGAGTGCTCCCGGGGCCTCAGGTCTGGATTCCGGCTCTTACCGCTGGGGCAGATCCAGGCTCCACCTCTTTGGAGAGCATCGAGTTCCCCAGCTCGATCCCTCCGGGGGACCCGGCCGTCACCAGTGGcggcctcttcctcctcctcctctccctcggAGAGTAGGTCACAGATCTGCTGCTGCAGCTCAGGGCTGATGCTGTTCTCCGTCAACACCAGGCTCCGCAAGGCCGTAGGATAATTTTCCACCATGTCCAGCAGGGTCTGGGGGGTGGGATAGGATAGAGGCAAGTGGAGGAGGGATCAGTGAAACACCTGCCATTTCTGACCTGTGTTTCAGTCCCTCCCTGAGAGCCTGGGATTCTCCCGACTCTCCCAGAGCAAGGCAGAGCCTGAGTTTAGCCAagcagggagaaggggagagtggTGCCAGGGAAAATGCCAGAAGGCAAGGTGGTTGTAAAAGTGCATGCCCACAGCCTGTGACATTGAGCTCTGGCCTATGCACTCGAAATATTGGGCTACAATAAGGGGCCAGGAGTGCCCTTGGATGAGCCTGCCCTCACTTTTCTGGGGGCTTGAACTTCCTCAGTTAGAAAATCAAGGGTTAGGACTAGAGGATCACCAAGATTCCTGGCTGACAATCCAATACTTTAACTCTGTTTCTTAGCCCCTCTGGAGGCCACAGGGAAGGCAGGGAAAGTGGGACAGCCAGACTGGTCCCTAGGGTTACTGTGTTTCAACCATAGTGGGCTGAGATTCCTGGCCTCCTCACCTGGGCTGACTGGTTGGTAAGGCCAGTCCCTTCCAAGTCCAGGACCTCCAGGGTGCGACTGGAGGCCACAGCCACAGCCAGCATCCCTGCCACGTGGTCACCTGGAGGGAGACATCCAAGTAGGCTCAGTGCCCCACTCATCCCTCAGCATCTCCCATTGCCCTGGCAACCACCACATGGCCCGCCTCCCCCACCAGTCAGGCTGGTGATTGGCTGGGTCATTAGGAGATGGATATGATTGGTGGATGGACAACAGCAGAGGCTGGCATGGGAGGGGTGCTCTTGTGcccttggtggtggtggtggtggtggtgtgtgtgtttgtctgtATTCTCTCACTTGCTCAACACTCAGCCCTACAAGGAGTCTAGGATCTCCAAGGCAATGCTTCCTTGAGGTTGATCAGGAAATTGAGAAGCGgcaatcccctcccccccccatacttTCTGTTTCAAATTTCTGGGAGTAGGGGCTGGGACAGGCAGGGTAGGGGCCAAGGGTTTCTGGTGCCTCACCCAGGGGGTTGTAGTCCAGATTGAGGACTCGGACTTGGGAGCTGTGGGCCACAGCGATGGCAAGTCTACTCCAGCCCTTGGGGGTGATTCCAGGGTTGGCACTCAGGGTCAGCTCCTTAAGGCCTGGGAGGAGGGAAAAGTTGGTGGTGCTGAGGTTTGTGCCACCGGAGTCCATTTTCTAGGCTGTGGTCAGTTAGGAATCTGATGAAAGCCCCCGCTACTCCATCCAGATATTTGACTTCCTCTCACTTTTTTCTCCCCTACCCCCTTCTAAAAAACCAACCCAACTGCTCTCCTAGCAGGACTTGAAGCTGGCTTCCAGCTTAGGTAGCCGGGATCTCTCTTCAAACATTCTTCACCTTCTTAGGTCATAATTGTTGTACTTGGGGCACTTCTAAGAATCCAGTCCCTTTAGGGCTCCAAGATGGACTTCAGACATCCCATTCCCTAAGTGGGTTAGGCTCAGTACTCTGTATTCCATccccagaacccccccccccccccccggaagtACAACTGATATAACTGCCATAAAAGGAGCCAAAAAGGCCTTGGGAGACAGTCCCAACCTGGGCCCAGGCCTGCCTCATTCCCTTGCTCCTTTGGTTATTACCCTCTCAGTACAGCCCTGCTCACCTGACTTAGCCCCATCAGGGGGCAGGAGACCACAGATGAGGTTGATGGCTTCATCCCCCAGCATGCAGTCACCTAAGTCTAGGGCCACGAGGGCAGGGTGCAGAGCCAAGGCAGGGTTGAGCAGGGCCAATCCAGCATCAGTCAGGGGGCTCCCATGAAggctgggagtggggagaacagtGGAGTGGTCATTGCTATCATCAGGCACCAGCCTCTCTATATGAAAGACTTGTCTTGCTTCTGTACCCTGGGGTAGGGGTTCTCAgcaaatggtggtggtggtgatggggagGAAGGTGGAAGAAAGTCACCTAAAGCTGGCCAAAGAATCACTGAGGGGCCTGGGGCACTAGAGAATTCCAGGGTCAACGTGGAAGTGGTTAGTTCATTCAGGTTTCTTTGGGGCAAGGGACTGGGGTTGTGGAAGGATCcaatttttttgggggaaaattcAATTTGAGAGGGATTAACCAAAGTGAGGAACTGGTTGAAAGAGTGCTTGAAGATTCTGGTGGCCTAGATGGGGAGGGGGATTAAAAGACTATCCTAGGGTGGGAAGTTAGGAGTATCTGCTTTGAATTTGGGTATCCTGCCTGGGAAAAGGGTCTACTGAGTGAATATTCAGGATTGGGAATTAGGTTTTAATTTGGGGAAGAAAATCAGGAGGTGTTACAGCTCAGGGAGAGGGCTAGGGGTGTGGGAAGAAGTTATGGGAAATGTTACACCCTGAGTGGGAAGTTAGGGAGAACCTGCCCTAAATAAAAGGACACTAGGAATTGCAAGGGGGCATACTTGtgcagaaaggaaataaaagaggggCAGTACTTCAGGGAGGGTTATTAAAGGAGTATTCCACTCCAAGAGGGAGGATATTGATGGGAGATATTTAGGAAGTGTGGATGGGGGAGAGTTTCCACAGTTCTCAACATCCAGAATTTGAGAAGAACCTTAAGGGACCATACAGGCCTTTTTtggcattttgtaaatgaggaaactgaaacccaggaagaagtgaattgtccaaggtcacaaggcATTATTAAGTGGGACAGTCAGAACAGCTGTGTATAGGGAAGGGGAGATTAGAGGGTGTCTCTGGGAGGCCATTAAGATAAGGGTGGTCTGGGGGTGAGATGAGGGGTCCCCCGGTGTATTAAGGTAGGAAAGGTCTCATCTAGGGAAGGGGTGAACCTTACATGGGGCCGTGCCTGGGAGGCAAAGGGAGGTGGTGATCCCCGAGGATCGGGGTGAGGTTCTGGGCTGTGGCCCCCTGCCCATCCCCTTTCCCAGCCCACGCCTGGGGCACTCACAAAAGGGACTGGACAGAGCGGTTGACCCGCAGGGCCTCAGCCAGCTGCTTGACGCGCCCCGGACTGGACACGACGCCCAGGTTGAGGTTGAGCTGTGCCAGGGACGAGGCTCCGGCCAGGGCGCGGCAGATGCGGGCGAAGTCGCGGTCGCACAGGCGGCAGCCGCGCAGGGACAGCAGGCGCACGGCGTTGTCCCGCAGGCCGCGGCAGATGTCTCGCACCTCGGCGCTGGACAGCGGCTCCCCGGAGATCTGGATGGAGCTTGGCAGCATGGTCGCCGCCGCCACGGGGCCGGGCCGCGGGGGCCGCCGGGGCCGAGGAGCCGGGCACCCGGGCGTGCGCGGGGGCGCGCGGCGGGCCAGGCGCTCCGTGCCTAGGGACCCCCGCCAGGGGCTCCGCGGCCCGGATAGAGGAGGCGGTGTGACCTGGCTCGCTGAGAGGCCCAGGCGTCTTGGGAGCCCCAAGCCCCGGGCCCCGCGCGACGAGTAATGGTTCCGACTCCGGCTTCGGGGCCTCGGCTCATGGCGCGTGGCCCGGGACCCAGGTGGGCCCGGGCTGGGCGGAGCACGTGCCCCGGGTCTTCTTTTTTCTAGTTCCCCTCCTCGAAGCCttttctccctgcctccctcgGGCTGGGCGGGCGCTGGTTACCGCCCCTGGAGCCACGGCCGCAAGGCCCGCTTAGTTGTTGCGGAGAGCTGCGGCTCTGGCTCGGCTCGGGCTCCCGTTGCTGTGCCGGGGAGGGCGGCTGGTTTCCACGGTAACAGCTGCGTCACGGCCTCTCGCCCCGCCCTCTCCCAATCCAATCCTCGCTCCACTGACTAGTCATCAGTTTACTC
It includes:
- the LRRC73 gene encoding leucine-rich repeat-containing protein 73, with product MLPSSIQISGEPLSSAEVRDICRGLRDNAVRLLSLRGCRLCDRDFARICRALAGASSLAQLNLNLGVVSSPGRVKQLAEALRVNRSVQSLFLHGSPLTDAGLALLNPALALHPALVALDLGDCMLGDEAINLICGLLPPDGAKSGLKELTLSANPGITPKGWSRLAIAVAHSSQVRVLNLDYNPLGDHVAGMLAVAVASSRTLEVLDLEGTGLTNQSAQTLLDMVENYPTALRSLVLTENSISPELQQQICDLLSEGEEEEEEAATGDGRVPRRDRAGELDALQRGGAWICPSDPGSQMVLMTSGLGDSLLAETEM
- the TJAP1 gene encoding tight junction-associated protein 1 isoform X3 codes for the protein MTSAAPSKKPYRKAPPQHRELRPELPAPWAQQEVSMVECQETLTDSERMKLLQQENEELRRRLASATSRTEALERELEIGQDYLELELGQSREELDKFKDKFRRLQNSYTASQRSNQELEDKLHTLIKKAEMDRKTLDWEIVELTNKLLDAKTTINKLEELNERYRQDCNLAVQLLKCNKSHFRNHKFADLPYELQDMVSKHLHSTQDAPGPSPAPSLAPGAVVPTSVIARVLEKPESLLLNSAQSGSAGRPVAEDVFVHVDMSEELGNPASPMASMSPTSQANGECCPSGSTQGSSEEELPLPPCEKLSPYPTPPPPHPLYPGRKVIEFSEDKVRIPRNSPLPNCTYATRQAISLSLVEEGSDRARLSPGSPASTQASPRPPASPPSAPSAIASSASSEEDLLLASWQRAFVDRVPPPAPLTQRTAFGHDVLPDTCSFAGSPSDSEDPVPAPSSPLGEGCRLLPFPSPLLSRDEDELNLPVSPAEERQSLLPEGEEGSGTPPEETRARLTSSRPQRSPKRMGVHHLHRKDSLTQAQEQGNLLN
- the TJAP1 gene encoding tight junction-associated protein 1 isoform X4, whose translation is MTSAAPSKKPYRKAPPQHRELRPELPAPWAQQEETLTDSERMKLLQQENEELRRRLASATSRTEALERELEIGQDYLELELGQSREELDKFKDKFRRLQNSYTASQRSNQELEDKLHTLIKKAEMDRKTLDWEIVELTNKLLDAKTTINKLEELNERYRQDCNLAVQLLKCNKSHFRNHKFADLPYELQDMVSKHLHSTQDAPGPSPAPSLAPGAVVPTSVIARVLEKPESLLLNSAQSGSAGRPVAEDVFVHVDMSEELGNPASPMASMSPTSQANGECCPSGSTQGSSEEELPLPPCEKLSPYPTPPPPHPLYPGRKVIEFSEDKVRIPRNSPLPNCTYATRQAISLSLVEEGSDRARLSPGSPASTQASPRPPASPPSAPSAIASSASSEEDLLLASWQRAFVDRVPPPAPLTQRTAFGHDVLPDTCSFAGSPSDSEDPVPAPSSPLGEGCRLLPFPSPLLSRDEDELNLPVSPAEERQSLLPEGEEGSGTPPEETRARLTSSRPQRSPKRMGVHHLHRKDSLTQAQEQGNLLN
- the TJAP1 gene encoding tight junction-associated protein 1 isoform X2; protein product: MTSAAPSKKPYRKAPPQHRELRPELPAPWAQQEETLTDSERMKLLQQENEELRRRLASATSRTEALERELEIGQDYLELELGQSREELDKFKDKFRRLQNSYTASQRSNQELEDKLHTLASLSHSWIFAIKKAEMDRKTLDWEIVELTNKLLDAKTTINKLEELNERYRQDCNLAVQLLKCNKSHFRNHKFADLPYELQDMVSKHLHSTQDAPGPSPAPSLAPGAVVPTSVIARVLEKPESLLLNSAQSGSAGRPVAEDVFVHVDMSEELGNPASPMASMSPTSQANGECCPSGSTQGSSEEELPLPPCEKLSPYPTPPPPHPLYPGRKVIEFSEDKVRIPRNSPLPNCTYATRQAISLSLVEEGSDRARLSPGSPASTQASPRPPASPPSAPSAIASSASSEEDLLLASWQRAFVDRVPPPAPLTQRTAFGHDVLPDTCSFAGSPSDSEDPVPAPSSPLGEGCRLLPFPSPLLSRDEDELNLPVSPAEERQSLLPEGEEGSGTPPEETRARLTSSRPQRSPKRMGVHHLHRKDSLTQAQEQGNLLN
- the TJAP1 gene encoding tight junction-associated protein 1 isoform X1, yielding MTSAAPSKKPYRKAPPQHRELRPELPAPWAQQEVSMVECQETLTDSERMKLLQQENEELRRRLASATSRTEALERELEIGQDYLELELGQSREELDKFKDKFRRLQNSYTASQRSNQELEDKLHTLASLSHSWIFAIKKAEMDRKTLDWEIVELTNKLLDAKTTINKLEELNERYRQDCNLAVQLLKCNKSHFRNHKFADLPYELQDMVSKHLHSTQDAPGPSPAPSLAPGAVVPTSVIARVLEKPESLLLNSAQSGSAGRPVAEDVFVHVDMSEELGNPASPMASMSPTSQANGECCPSGSTQGSSEEELPLPPCEKLSPYPTPPPPHPLYPGRKVIEFSEDKVRIPRNSPLPNCTYATRQAISLSLVEEGSDRARLSPGSPASTQASPRPPASPPSAPSAIASSASSEEDLLLASWQRAFVDRVPPPAPLTQRTAFGHDVLPDTCSFAGSPSDSEDPVPAPSSPLGEGCRLLPFPSPLLSRDEDELNLPVSPAEERQSLLPEGEEGSGTPPEETRARLTSSRPQRSPKRMGVHHLHRKDSLTQAQEQGNLLN